From the genome of Rhodobacteraceae bacterium Araon29, one region includes:
- a CDS encoding HAD-IIB family hydrolase, protein MQPIDKFPKEIAKNIACVFTDIDDTLTTEGMLPACAYEALEALTRAGIHVAPITGRPAGWCDMIARLWPVAGVVGENGAFYFSYERNNKKMIRAYDTDAATRSTDRKRLDKVAARILKEVPGCAISVDQAFRDSDLAIDFAEDVPELDEPSVLRIKEIFEEEDAVAKISSIHVNGWYGGYSKLTMSRRFAKERLGLDIDSHKENFVFCGDSPNDGSMFEFFPYACGVANVKQFEGKMPSYPAFVSDKKGGEGFVEIANVLLNARR, encoded by the coding sequence ATGCAACCGATAGATAAGTTTCCTAAAGAAATCGCAAAAAACATAGCCTGCGTATTCACGGATATCGACGACACTTTGACAACAGAAGGTATGCTGCCAGCCTGTGCTTATGAAGCCCTTGAGGCATTGACCAGGGCGGGCATTCATGTTGCGCCAATAACCGGAAGGCCTGCTGGTTGGTGCGATATGATTGCAAGGTTGTGGCCCGTCGCGGGAGTGGTTGGCGAAAATGGAGCTTTTTATTTTTCCTACGAGCGCAATAATAAAAAAATGATCCGAGCCTACGACACTGATGCAGCCACCCGTAGCACAGACCGTAAACGCCTTGATAAAGTAGCAGCACGCATACTCAAAGAAGTACCCGGCTGTGCGATATCGGTGGATCAAGCTTTCCGAGACTCCGATCTGGCCATTGACTTTGCAGAGGATGTTCCTGAGCTAGACGAGCCGTCAGTTCTAAGGATCAAAGAAATCTTTGAAGAAGAGGACGCTGTAGCAAAAATATCTTCGATCCACGTCAACGGATGGTATGGAGGCTACAGTAAGCTCACAATGAGCCGAAGGTTCGCCAAAGAACGGCTTGGGCTAGATATAGACTCTCACAAAGAAAATTTTGTTTTTTGCGGTGATAGCCCCAACGACGGATCAATGTTTGAATTTTTTCCGTATGCATGTGGCGTTGCAAACGTAAAGCAGTTTGAAGGCAAGATGCCCAGCTATCCTGCGTTTGTATCGGACAAAAAAGGCGGCGAAGGCTTTGTAGAGATTGCCAATGTGTTGCTTAACGCGCGCCGTTAA